CTCTACTACTGCAAGAATCAGGCGTGGGGCTAAATCGATACGCACTCGACTTTGCTAAATCTTAAGTATTTATTCGACTACTGGgtaatttgtatattattaaatgtGAATAAGCTGGATGTTGCGAACTCGGTTTCACACTTTATTTCCCCCAAAACGGGAGCCTAACAATGGTATTTAAAGAATATTACAAGGGGTCTAGTCTCCGCGCAGGGCTTCCAGCTCGTCGGCAGCCTCTTTGGAAACCCTGTGGTACTTGGCCACCGATGGTCGGTAGTAGTAGGCCTGGTAGTCGTTGCGCTCGGACATCTTGCGGCGGACTTGGTCCTCGAGGAGGCTAAAATGATGTAAAGGAAACTGATTTCCATTCTTTTCGCTGTTGATGTATCTTCCGCCTTACCGAATCTGGGCTTTTTCGTTCTCCTCGTAGAGATAGTGCAGGGATTTCTCGTAGTTTTGCTGCTCCGAGTTCAACATGTAGCGGGAAATGAAGCGCGAGATGGGGTGCTGCAAGTTATAAGGAAGAATTAGGAAATTATATGATATCAGATCTTCATAAAGATCATCCTTTAAAGATTGTAAAAAACTAGGATATAAATCCATTACATTGATCCCATTTTGAAGCTAATATAATGGGCCTTATGTATCTTAACTTGTTCCCCATCATACCTTCTCGTACTCCCAGTGCTTGGGCTCGTAACCCTCGGGAATCTCCGCCAGCTGCGCGGGTCCCACGAAGATGTTCGCATAGAGCACCAGGGCGGTTACCGGTATCACGCCGAGCATTACGTAAAAGTGCATCAGATCCTTGAACTTGTCCCACTGGAAGCGCGACGGCTTGATGGTCATGTGGTGGTGTCCATGATCGCCGCTCATCTtgcgcagctgctgctgcagggcTAGAAATCCAGAATATTTGGTTGCGTAATGTGGAGTGTGTTTACGGCGCTGTTTCCACGGAGTACTCACCGTTCCGGCAGGCGGGTTCCTGCAGGACGGCCCGGTAGCTGGCGAACTTCGCCGCCGGCGACAGCAAACGGCTCCAACCGACCATTTTAAAGTAGTTTTTCGTAAGTCTCACGATATTTTGGAACTGGTCGTGTTGCGAGCAGCACGGCGAACGGTCACACTTTGGAGAGACCGTTCGCGTGTTTTGATATATCGATAACAGCAGAGATGGCAGCGTGATGAGAGTGGTTTGAGTCACTGTGACTAAAAAgctaagaaaatattaaacaaataacgAATATGTGGAGAGCAATAGACTAAAATATTTCACAGGGACTATTATGATTATCTATAAAAAAGGTTGCTTTAATCTTAATAAGAACACTAGTTACAACGAAATTGTTTCAAGTACACAATCGTGTCACGAAAAAGTCTGTTTCGTGACTCCTTGCCAAAGTTATCGACTTGTGCTTTTTGCAGCACTAATGGGCTCGCCAAAGCAAAAGCTTACCACCACTAAGCATCGACAAAAACAACGTCGTCTGGCTGTAAAATTAACGAAGATTTTTTCCCGCACTGATAAAAGGTATTTTCCTCGCAAAATCGCACTCAAAAACAATGTGAAAAGTTCAGGGAAATGTGAAACTAAAGCGGGTAtatcagcaacaacaattgcatTCGTCAAACTGCGATGTTTTCTTGGCGCTGATAAAAGTCCATGGCGTAGtacacaaaaaaagtaaataaaattaagagaTGGCAAGGCACAAATGCGCAATTCGCTTGTCAATATTCCGGTTGTGGGAGAGTACTTAAGAATTTGCGTTTTCGCCAAGGAAATTGTGCAATTTTTACTCCACTCCTTCGTGTGTGTATGTGCGAACAGTGGCGGGACAAAGGAGCCTACTCCCTTTACAGTGGTGGCCGCCAGGATCAGCCTACACCCTGCCACAGAGGTGGCACAATTAAGTGGTGTACCAGTTGCCACAGTGGTGGCCACAGGGATATGAACACTCAGAAGTTTTTGACTTGAAAAACATGAACTAAAAATCAAAGACCACGTACATCTTGCAGAATATGGTATAAAAACGATGTGTAAAGTGCACTTCTTAAAGGGTGAACCCTATGTAAAAGTAACAATCCCTTGATTTAATCATAAACCggaaaaaaattcataaaaaattgtattttaaccAAAATTTACAGTAAACAATtgaatattcattttatttgcttgGTATAACTTCTAAGTTCGGAATATTTcgaaagaaattttaaaaaaaatttctggatatttaaaaaaaaattcttgaaGACAGGAAACCAACTACgtttcatttccatttacgATTGTGACATTGTGAATTTGTGTAACTCTGTGTTGGAAATGCGATGTGCGATAAGCAGCCTCGTTTCATTCTGTGTTTGTTATCTTGCGAAAAGCAATTCACTTGTCTCGAAACCACAGTCAAGGCCATTTTAAGTGTCCCCACTCGTATGAGCGCGGTGGGCGTGGACGTGGGAGTAGGCGTCTTTCAGGGCCAAGTTGGCAAGCAAACCCCCCCTGGCCATTAGCTTTAACCAAATCCATCGAAGTGAATGAATGTGAATCAGCAACGTCGTACAACCAGTACTGCCTCCAACACCAAgaaaaccaaaataacaaCCAAGCAAGAAAACTACATAGCTGGCCCATGACGTCATCGATAGAGTACTGGCAACTGCTGCTTTTGGCTAATTTATTCTCCCATTTCAGCCGCATACAGTCTACATGCCAATAGTCGAGCCCAGCGACTGAGCCACGTCCTGCGTCACCGCGAGAATTCCAATCACATCGAACGGACACGGACGGACAGCACCTGCGGCACTCGACGTTCGCACTCGCACCACTACCCAAGACCCAATCACCCACCCGCGATGGACGACCATTCACGTTTCGCACCGAGGCTGCCAGGTGAGTCCGCCGGCCGAGCGGCCAAGTCATGCTTTTTGCTACGAATCTATATAGTTTTGATCTTTGGTTCCTTAACTGCTTAGCATTTTGAGCGCAACCGCAACCGCAGGCGACTCGCCTTCCTTGGGCGCTGAGAAAGGACTCCCAAAGCAATGATTCATCACAGATCACAGATTATTTCCGATAATTGATTAGAATGTTGATATATTTGCGACAAGTTTACATAATGGTACACCAGTCCCACTTATTGCGCTTCATGATTAGCCACAATTAGCTTTTTGCCTCCCATCAAGATGATAAAAAAGCAGGCCTTTAAGAGGTATAAAAAGAAATCCCACCTGGGCCAGTCGGACTTTTTAATGGCTCTTAATCTGTGTTTTCAAGTTCTGGGAGTCGTTTCTCTGCGCcgcttgttttgttttcattaccgTATCGTAGTTTCTTTGGGGGGAGAAGTGCCCTCGTTCGAGAACTAACAGTAATGGCCAGCAATTACGACTAATTTTGTGCCAGCCCGTAACCCCAACCGCCCCCAATCCGAGCTCTTTGTTTTTGGTATCAAGTTGCGCTACTAACCCCATTTCCAAACCCAGCCTAAGTCTAACCCAGCCCATGTGGGCTGCCTCACCGTCCCTGTACATACAATACATACAATCTTGCATTTTTAGTACTACTATCCAACGTGTTTGCTTGGTTTGTTGTGGATCCTGTTTGTTTTCCTACTTTTCGCTAGCTGTGTTGTTGCCAATGTTTGTGTTACCGAGGTTTGTGCGATCGTGTGTTTGCCCTAGTCCTAGCCTAGTCCTATCCTTAGTCCTAGTTACCTAGCTTAGAGTGCCTCCTAATCGTCtctgttctgttctgttcAGTAATCGTCTGCCAATAATACCGAAAAGAGTAAGACTCTTGATTATCCAATCAGATGCCAACGTACtcatcaaattaaatttctctGATTCATGTCTATTCACTTACTCAAACTCAATCCGAACTAAACTTGTGTTGCCTCAGGCCGTCAAAATACTTAACTGAAAGCATTACTTGTAAGATTACGTTTTTGGAATACCCGACCGCGCCAGGGCAACCTACGAGATTCATAAATGCCTTCCTTTCGCACCCCAAGGTCCGGCCATCAATCCCATCGTCGACAACTCGGACGAGCCGCAGCCCAGTCTCTCCGATCTGCACGACTTTGAGCCGAAGCTAGAGTTTGACGATACCGAGCTGCTGGCCCCATCGCCCCTGGAAAGTAAGTGATAAGCATCTTACTTTACATAAGACATTTTTATAGGACCAGGAGAGGAAGATCTGTGATTTCCCTGTCTTACATAGTACACAAATAGATCATTGTGGTATTATAATTCATAATATTAACTAATTTATTCTTGACTTTTCCCCAGAAGATGTTATGGTCGGCGATTTCGTCCTGGCCGATGGTGAGTAGGCGAATCCTTCCTGCTTACTCCAAAAGTAAAGCTCCTCGTTTCGCTTAGATCCAGAATATATAGAGCCCGAAGAAGATGTGAATCCCTTGGAGGACGACTTCGAGGACCAACTCAGGGAGCAGTCGGAGAACTTTCAGGCGCCCAGGAACAAATGCGATTTCCTGGGTACCGACAAGCAGGGTCGTCATATCTTCGGCATTTATGCATCTCGCTTTCCCGAGAAGTCCCAGCTAGAAGGTTTCGTGCGGTAAGATTTCGCATTCGAGAACGATAATGATTTCTACCATCAACTGACTTCTCTTTCTCCCCCAGTGAGATTATCAAAGAGATCGAACCGTTCGTGGAGAACGACTATATTCTGGTCTATTTCCACCAAGGCCTTCAAGAGGACAACAAACCATCCACCCAGTTCCTTTGGAACTCGTACAAGGAGCTCGATCGTAAGTTTCGCAAGAACCTGAAGACGCTGTATGTGGTGCATCCGACCTGGTTCATCCGGATCATCTGGAACTTCTTCAGCCCCTTCATCAGCGACAAGTTCCGCAAGAAGCTAGTCTACATCTCCAGCCTGGACGAGCTGCGCCAGGCGCTCGGCCTGAACAAGCTGAAGCTGCCGGACAACATTTGCGATCTGGACGACAAGCTGAACCCCAGTCGGAAGCCATCGACGCCGccacccagcagcagcagcataaATGCAtcccggcagcagcagcacaaaaTGGCGACGACGCATCAATTCGGGGTGCCCCTGAAGTTCATCGTGGTGAACAGTCCGTGCCTGAACTCCATTCCGCCCATTGTGCGCAAGTGCGTGGACTCGCTGTCCATAACGGGCGTCATCGATACGGAGGGCATATTCCGGCGATCGGGCAACCACTCAGAGATTATGGCGCTCAAGGAGCGCGTCAACCGGGGCGAGGATGTGGATCTTAAGAGCGTCAATGTGCACGTGATAGCCGGCCTGCTGAAGAGTTTCCTGCGCGATCTCGCCGAGCCGCTGCTCACGTTCGAGCTGTACGAGGATGTGACTCGATTCCTGGACTGGCCCAAGGAGGAGCGTTCGCGGAACGTGACCCAATTGATACGCGAAAAACTGCCGGAGGAGAACTACGAACTGTTCAAGTACATTGTAGAGTTCCTGGTCAGGGTGATGGACTGCGAGGACCTCAACAAGATGACCTCCTCCAACCTGGCCATCGTGTTCGGTCCCAATTTCCTGTGGTCGCGCAGCACCAGCACCTCCCTGGAGGAGATTGCCCCCATCAACGCGTTCGTCGACTTTGTGCTGCAGAACCACAAGGACATCTACTTGATCGACGTCAATCAGCGCACTGTGTCCGTCGACTAACGACTGGCCCAACCGCACAAACAAGTCCGTAATTGtaaattgtttgattttaatgttAGTCCTAAGTGAACCGATGGTTAGCTAAATAGAGAGCACACAAAAGGCAACGGAAACTAGGGCGCAGAAGGCGGTTTCGTGTATAAAGTGTACTGTAATCCTAAGTTGAATTTTAaactgtgtgtatgtgtggaaCTGCTTGTAGCCCCAACTCCACGCCAACTATTCCCCCCCAAATCACAATTATTTAGCCCCCAGCTAAGCGCTTAGTACGATTGATTTACCAAAGAAATTTGCTTATGTTCGTTCGGCGAGCAGAAGAGAAATTCGATATGAGATGTTATTATTGAACTATGTATTAATTGAACGCACATTCCCCCATGACCGGAAGCGAATCTTGGTTGCGCTGCTGAATGCACCTGCCACGCGAAAGTGGAGTTGTGGCGAACTCAAAAATCGTAATGTgtagaattttgaatttccttATAGTCatacaaacaatttttataaaataacggtattgttaaaaataaagcaaatgtTAAAACTACTACAAGTCTCTAAATTTCATTGataccttttttaaattttagtgtGAAAGCAAAACTTCACTCATGATGAATGAATGAAGTTGTACAGATAAAATCGTTTGTGGAAAACCTTTTTGAATGATTTTGTGGTCAGATTTATCAGCATATATTCATATTCTTATATCTCGTTCTTCAAgcgaaattaaaatgttttcaaaagcGCCGTTTTGGGGACCAAACTTGCGTGTAACCGCAAGcgattttttattgatatcaaGACAAATCGGTCCAGTTTGGAATATTAAATAGTTCATTGGGGGTCACAA
This window of the Drosophila biarmipes strain raj3 chromosome 3L, RU_DBia_V1.1, whole genome shotgun sequence genome carries:
- the LOC108034929 gene encoding NADH dehydrogenase [ubiquinone] 1 beta subcomplex subunit 5, mitochondrial — translated: MVGWSRLLSPAAKFASYRAVLQEPACRNALQQQLRKMSGDHGHHHMTIKPSRFQWDKFKDLMHFYVMLGVIPVTALVLYANIFVGPAQLAEIPEGYEPKHWEYEKHPISRFISRYMLNSEQQNYEKSLHYLYEENEKAQIRLLEDQVRRKMSERNDYQAYYYRPSVAKYHRVSKEAADELEALRGD
- the LOC108034928 gene encoding rho GTPase-activating protein 68F isoform X2, encoding MDDHSRFAPRLPGPAINPIVDNSDEPQPSLSDLHDFEPKLEFDDTELLAPSPLENVMVGDFVLADDPEYIEPEEDVNPLEDDFEDQLREQSENFQAPRNKCDFLGTDKQGRHIFGIYASRFPEKSQLEGFVREIIKEIEPFVENDYILVYFHQGLQEDNKPSTQFLWNSYKELDRKFRKNLKTLYVVHPTWFIRIIWNFFSPFISDKFRKKLVYISSLDELRQALGLNKLKLPDNICDLDDKLNPSRKPSTPPPSSSSINASRQQQHKMATTHQFGVPLKFIVVNSPCLNSIPPIVRKCVDSLSITGVIDTEGIFRRSGNHSEIMALKERVNRGEDVDLKSVNVHVIAGLLKSFLRDLAEPLLTFELYEDVTRFLDWPKEERSRNVTQLIREKLPEENYELFKYIVEFLVRVMDCEDLNKMTSSNLAIVFGPNFLWSRSTSTSLEEIAPINAFVDFVLQNHKDIYLIDVNQRTVSVD
- the LOC108034928 gene encoding rho GTPase-activating protein 68F isoform X1 — protein: MDDHSRFAPRLPGPAINPIVDNSDEPQPSLSDLHDFEPKLEFDDTELLAPSPLEKDVMVGDFVLADDPEYIEPEEDVNPLEDDFEDQLREQSENFQAPRNKCDFLGTDKQGRHIFGIYASRFPEKSQLEGFVREIIKEIEPFVENDYILVYFHQGLQEDNKPSTQFLWNSYKELDRKFRKNLKTLYVVHPTWFIRIIWNFFSPFISDKFRKKLVYISSLDELRQALGLNKLKLPDNICDLDDKLNPSRKPSTPPPSSSSINASRQQQHKMATTHQFGVPLKFIVVNSPCLNSIPPIVRKCVDSLSITGVIDTEGIFRRSGNHSEIMALKERVNRGEDVDLKSVNVHVIAGLLKSFLRDLAEPLLTFELYEDVTRFLDWPKEERSRNVTQLIREKLPEENYELFKYIVEFLVRVMDCEDLNKMTSSNLAIVFGPNFLWSRSTSTSLEEIAPINAFVDFVLQNHKDIYLIDVNQRTVSVD